One genomic region from Amycolatopsis sp. FBCC-B4732 encodes:
- a CDS encoding NADP-dependent oxidoreductase, giving the protein MQAITVRDRTAEPELTELPHPHAAENDVVVRVYAAAFTPGELTWPATWTDRAGRDRAPSVPGHELSGVVTELGYGTTGLTIGQRVFGLADWTRDGTLAEYAAVEARNLAPLPADIDHVTAAALPISGLTAWQALFDHGRLESGRTVLVHGAAGSVGSLAVQLARSAGARVLGTGRPSDRETVLGLGAAAFFEPDQLAEAGEVDVVLDVLGGEVLDRSAALVRAGGTLVTIAEPPRLRPADGRAVFFVVEPDRARLTDLAQRVRDGRLEVRVGAVRPLAEVPAEFAHRTRGKTVIRVTEEE; this is encoded by the coding sequence CCGCACCCGCACGCGGCGGAGAACGACGTCGTCGTCCGGGTGTACGCCGCCGCGTTCACGCCCGGCGAGCTCACCTGGCCGGCCACGTGGACCGACCGCGCGGGCCGCGACCGGGCGCCGAGCGTCCCCGGCCACGAACTCTCCGGCGTGGTGACGGAACTCGGCTACGGCACGACGGGCCTGACCATCGGCCAGCGCGTGTTCGGCCTGGCCGACTGGACCCGCGACGGCACCCTCGCGGAGTACGCGGCGGTGGAAGCCCGCAACCTGGCCCCGCTCCCCGCGGACATCGACCACGTGACGGCGGCGGCGTTGCCGATCTCGGGTTTGACGGCCTGGCAGGCACTCTTCGACCACGGCCGCCTGGAGTCCGGCCGGACGGTCCTGGTCCACGGCGCCGCGGGCAGCGTCGGATCCTTGGCGGTCCAGCTGGCACGCTCGGCGGGAGCCCGGGTACTGGGCACGGGCCGCCCTTCGGACCGCGAGACGGTGCTCGGCCTCGGCGCGGCGGCTTTCTTCGAGCCGGACCAGCTGGCGGAGGCCGGCGAGGTCGACGTGGTCCTCGACGTCCTGGGCGGCGAGGTCCTCGACCGCTCGGCGGCGTTGGTGCGGGCGGGCGGGACGCTGGTGACGATCGCCGAGCCGCCCCGGCTCCGCCCGGCGGACGGGCGCGCGGTCTTTTTCGTGGTGGAACCGGACCGAGCCCGGCTGACGGACTTGGCACAGCGGGTACGGGACGGCCGTCTCGAGGTGCGGGTCGGCGCGGTGCGGCCGCTCGCGGAGGTGCCGGCGGAGTTCGCCCACCGGACCCGCGGGAAGACGGTGATCCGGGTGACCGAGGAGGAGTAG
- a CDS encoding glycoside hydrolase family 3 N-terminal domain-containing protein — protein MSQQVSHETTAADGVNRRSVLAGLAGGVASMGLLAPAATAAAAENGGRPQHDERVEALLKKMTLAEKVGQLQLVGDETTARAALADGRLGGVFSVVGAAKLNALQHLAVERTRLKIPLIFGLDVIHGYTTNFPIPLAQGASFDPAVAGADATVSAKEARGSGIHWTYAPMMDVTHEPRWGRIAEGYGEDPYLATQLAVSKVRGYQGRDYSAPDRLAACAKHFVAYGGAEGGRDYNTVDVSLQRLHNFYLPPFKASVEAGVATVMASFNTISGVPAHGNGYVLHDVLKGRYGFGGFVVSDYTGIQELILHGLAGDGADAAAAALPAGVDMEMVSTNYAEFAQRLLDQRRITRDQIDDAVRRILLVKFRLGLFDHPYVDESTEVKAPSPAALAASRQAAGRCMVLLKNDGPVLPLAKSVGSVAVVGPLGAATYDLNGTWSGLGTGASTTPPVTVVDGIKAAAPGATVTYTAGCTVDGTDTGGFAAAQQAARAADVTVVVVGETAAMSGEAAARSTIDLPGVQQQLVAAIKETGKPFVVVLVNGRPLTIPYLHDNAPAVLEAWAPGVQGGHAIADVLFGTVNPGGKLPVSFPRAVGQIPIYYNHENTGRPADPANKYTSKYLDLESGPLYEFGHGLSYTTFRIDGLRLSDTRLPARGGRIQVSVRVANTGSRAGDEVVQLYLRDPVASIVQPVRRLRGFQRVTLAAGASTAVSFTLTPDDVGFYDNTAAFRVEPGKIEVYVGNSSAATLSSSFTVV, from the coding sequence ATGTCGCAGCAGGTCAGTCACGAAACCACGGCCGCGGACGGGGTGAACCGGCGCAGCGTGCTCGCCGGGCTCGCCGGCGGCGTCGCCTCGATGGGGCTGCTCGCCCCCGCCGCCACGGCCGCCGCCGCCGAGAACGGCGGGCGGCCGCAGCACGACGAACGCGTCGAAGCGCTGCTCAAGAAGATGACCTTGGCCGAGAAGGTCGGTCAGCTGCAGCTCGTCGGGGACGAGACCACGGCTCGCGCGGCGCTCGCGGACGGGCGGCTCGGCGGCGTCTTCTCCGTCGTCGGCGCGGCCAAGCTCAACGCCCTGCAGCACCTCGCCGTCGAGCGGACGCGGCTGAAGATCCCGCTGATCTTCGGCCTCGACGTGATCCACGGGTATACCACCAACTTCCCGATCCCGCTGGCCCAGGGCGCGAGCTTCGATCCCGCCGTCGCCGGCGCCGACGCGACGGTCTCGGCGAAGGAAGCCCGTGGCAGCGGCATCCACTGGACGTACGCGCCGATGATGGACGTCACCCACGAGCCGCGGTGGGGGCGGATCGCCGAAGGGTACGGCGAAGACCCCTACCTCGCCACGCAGCTCGCCGTCTCGAAGGTGCGCGGCTACCAGGGGCGCGACTACTCCGCGCCGGACCGGCTCGCCGCCTGCGCCAAGCACTTCGTGGCCTACGGCGGGGCCGAAGGCGGGCGCGACTACAACACCGTCGACGTCTCGCTGCAGCGGCTGCACAACTTCTACCTGCCGCCGTTCAAGGCCAGCGTCGAAGCCGGTGTGGCGACCGTGATGGCCAGCTTCAACACCATCAGCGGCGTGCCGGCGCACGGCAACGGTTACGTCCTGCACGACGTCCTCAAGGGCCGCTACGGCTTCGGCGGCTTCGTCGTCAGCGACTACACGGGCATCCAGGAGCTGATCCTGCACGGCCTGGCCGGCGACGGCGCGGACGCCGCGGCGGCCGCCCTGCCCGCCGGTGTCGACATGGAGATGGTCAGCACGAACTACGCCGAGTTCGCGCAGCGGCTGCTGGACCAGCGCCGGATCACCCGCGACCAGATCGACGACGCCGTCCGCCGGATCCTGCTGGTCAAGTTCCGGCTCGGCTTGTTCGACCACCCCTACGTCGACGAGTCCACCGAGGTGAAAGCGCCTTCACCGGCCGCGCTCGCGGCGTCGCGGCAGGCCGCCGGGCGGTGCATGGTGCTGCTCAAGAACGACGGGCCGGTGCTGCCGCTGGCGAAGTCGGTCGGCTCGGTGGCGGTCGTCGGCCCGCTCGGCGCGGCGACCTACGACCTCAACGGCACCTGGTCGGGCCTGGGCACCGGCGCTTCGACGACACCGCCGGTGACGGTGGTCGACGGGATCAAGGCCGCGGCGCCGGGAGCCACGGTGACCTACACCGCCGGCTGCACCGTCGACGGCACCGACACCGGCGGGTTCGCCGCGGCGCAGCAGGCGGCGCGCGCGGCCGACGTGACCGTCGTGGTGGTCGGCGAAACCGCCGCGATGAGCGGAGAGGCGGCTGCGCGCAGCACCATCGACCTCCCGGGTGTGCAGCAGCAGCTGGTGGCCGCGATCAAGGAGACCGGCAAGCCGTTCGTGGTCGTGCTCGTCAACGGGCGGCCGCTGACCATCCCGTACCTGCACGACAACGCACCCGCCGTGCTCGAGGCGTGGGCGCCGGGCGTGCAGGGCGGCCACGCGATCGCGGACGTCCTGTTCGGCACGGTCAACCCGGGCGGCAAGCTGCCGGTCAGCTTCCCGCGCGCGGTCGGGCAGATCCCGATCTACTACAACCACGAGAACACCGGCCGCCCGGCCGATCCGGCCAACAAGTACACGTCGAAGTACCTCGACCTGGAGTCCGGCCCGCTCTACGAGTTCGGCCACGGCCTGTCGTACACGACGTTCCGCATCGACGGCCTCCGGCTTTCGGACACGCGCCTGCCGGCCCGCGGCGGGCGGATCCAGGTGAGCGTCCGGGTCGCCAACACCGGTTCCCGCGCCGGCGACGAGGTCGTGCAGCTCTACTTGCGCGACCCGGTCGCGAGCATCGTCCAGCCGGTCCGCCGGCTGCGCGGCTTCCAGCGGGTGACCCTCGCCGCGGGCGCGTCGACCGCGGTGTCGTTCACACTCACCCCGGACGACGTCGGGTTCTACGACAACACGGCCGCGTTCCGCGTGGAGCCGGGCAAGATCGAGGTTTACGTCGGCAACAGCTCCGCGGCGACGCTGTCGTCGAGCTTCACCGTCGTCTAG
- a CDS encoding MEDS domain-containing protein → MPTHGPPPAAFDHVCWGYRDVGEFVTGARDFLADGVAAGERILYVASGDETALAGQLRVDARLDEAFRRGAVQVVPVEAAYRTGTAVDPVTQVERYAAATAEALAAGYTGLRVAADVTSLVRTPAQLDAFARYEHRVDHFMAAHPMSALCGYDLEELGEDVVAQLACLHPAAHAGATPFHLHGHGRPESSAALAGDVDPAARRLWPLALERADLRAAGGTIAIDAAGLTFIDHRGLLAVAAYADRRDTTVTLRTRLAGPARLLELLDLSSVRVEAAW, encoded by the coding sequence ATGCCGACCCACGGGCCTCCTCCGGCGGCCTTCGACCACGTGTGCTGGGGCTACCGCGACGTCGGCGAGTTCGTGACGGGCGCCCGGGACTTCCTCGCCGACGGCGTCGCCGCGGGGGAGCGGATCCTCTACGTCGCGTCCGGCGACGAGACGGCCCTGGCCGGGCAGCTGCGCGTGGACGCGCGGCTCGACGAGGCCTTCCGGCGGGGTGCGGTGCAGGTGGTCCCGGTCGAGGCGGCCTACCGCACGGGGACCGCGGTCGACCCCGTCACCCAGGTCGAGCGCTACGCCGCGGCGACGGCCGAGGCGCTGGCCGCCGGGTACACCGGGCTGCGGGTCGCCGCCGACGTGACGTCGCTGGTGCGCACCCCGGCCCAGCTGGACGCCTTCGCCCGTTACGAGCACCGCGTCGACCACTTCATGGCCGCCCACCCGATGTCGGCGCTGTGCGGTTACGACCTCGAGGAGCTGGGCGAGGACGTCGTGGCCCAGCTCGCCTGCCTGCACCCCGCCGCCCACGCGGGCGCGACCCCGTTCCACCTGCACGGCCACGGCCGTCCCGAGAGCAGCGCCGCGCTGGCCGGCGACGTCGACCCGGCGGCCCGGCGGTTGTGGCCCCTGGCGCTGGAGCGCGCCGACCTGCGGGCCGCCGGGGGGACGATCGCGATCGACGCCGCCGGCCTGACCTTCATCGACCACCGCGGCCTGCTCGCCGTGGCCGCCTACGCCGACCGGCGCGACACCACGGTCACCCTGCGGACGCGCCTGGCCGGTCCCGCCCGCCTGCTGGAGCTGCTGGACCTGTCCAGCGTCCGGGTGGAGGCGGCGTGGTGA
- a CDS encoding sensor histidine kinase, producing MSTGTAARGYDHAAVHYASDDELLAVGVPFLTGGITAGEPTVVSLEPDRAELLRAALPADSGTHFLATGELYARPAAAIRSYRELMAGFVAGGAAGIRIFGEIPRAAIDTSWDWWARYESAVNHAYDEFPLRSICAYDTRTTPRHVLDDVARTHPFIATPGGRRANDGYVDPLAFLAGPRPMVLYPIQHTPPLVELADPQPREARQAVLAVNKTELPAAEIDDLVLAVSEIADNALRHGRPPVTLRIWADPACMVVTVHDAGDGPGDPFAGLLPAEREVGGRGLWITHQVCSQVTLHSDPTGFTARLTAGNPWPAR from the coding sequence GTGAGCACCGGAACCGCCGCCAGGGGCTACGACCACGCCGCCGTCCACTACGCGTCCGACGACGAACTGCTCGCCGTCGGCGTGCCGTTCCTGACCGGCGGCATCACCGCGGGCGAGCCGACCGTCGTCTCGCTGGAGCCGGACCGCGCCGAGCTGCTGCGCGCGGCGCTCCCCGCGGACTCGGGCACGCACTTCCTGGCGACCGGCGAGCTCTACGCGCGGCCCGCCGCGGCGATCCGGTCCTACCGCGAGCTGATGGCCGGGTTCGTCGCCGGCGGGGCAGCGGGCATCCGCATCTTCGGCGAGATCCCGCGCGCCGCGATCGACACGTCCTGGGACTGGTGGGCGCGCTACGAGTCCGCGGTCAACCACGCTTACGACGAGTTCCCGCTGCGCAGCATCTGTGCCTACGACACCCGCACGACCCCGCGCCACGTGCTCGACGACGTCGCCCGCACCCACCCGTTCATCGCCACCCCCGGCGGGCGCCGCGCGAACGACGGCTACGTCGACCCGCTCGCCTTCCTGGCCGGTCCGCGGCCGATGGTGCTTTACCCGATCCAGCACACCCCGCCGCTGGTCGAGCTCGCCGACCCGCAGCCCCGCGAGGCGCGGCAGGCGGTGCTGGCCGTGAACAAGACCGAGCTGCCCGCCGCGGAGATCGACGACCTCGTCCTCGCGGTCAGCGAGATCGCCGACAACGCCCTGCGCCACGGCCGCCCGCCGGTCACCCTGCGGATCTGGGCCGACCCGGCGTGCATGGTGGTGACCGTGCACGACGCCGGCGACGGCCCCGGCGACCCGTTCGCCGGCCTGCTGCCGGCCGAGCGCGAGGTCGGCGGCCGCGGCCTGTGGATCACGCACCAGGTCTGCAGCCAGGTCACGCTCCACAGCGACCCCACGGGGTTCACGGCCCGGCTCACCGCCGGGAACCCCTGGCCGGCCCGCTGA
- a CDS encoding glycoside hydrolase family 5 protein, producing the protein MRFLSVALTVLSAAGFVVPLSPPAQAAAPAPWVGPLSTRGRYIVDANGDRFKLKAANWHGASGTWTGSGDTNDPANHHAGEIAYQTPLGLDRAPIDTVIDGLAQLGLNSVRLPFSNAMIHDPDAVPDLPANPGLHGLTPLQVYDRVVDRLTARGFAVILNNHTTTARWCCGLDGNERWNTAQSEQQWQDDWLFMARRYAANKRVVGADLYNEVRRNTFDDPNWGWGNGTDWQRASQQVADRILTEANRDLLIIVEGINWTGLPIDGFAHGRPTLEPARTLSHTLVDSGKLVYSAHFYGYTGPNHSGATGVGETHDPRYRDLTPQQLRDTLYRQAFFVEAETGKHYTAPLWISEFGEGRGTTDAASRAWFENFVDYLAETDTDFAYWPAVGFQTNGSGDGWSLLAWDAAGRRIDVLDGSDWRGPAWQRLVNAPARTGQVPPAGHWSMLDLDYADFPASRTMRAKPDWDPGARKGSCPDGQRLTGLAHTGNRGLCTGTLPTPTAYTAVRDESFVDTDWASGYTKAQCPPDHAVVGYSVKGAAVSAVLCGRSPTPLGRTGRTVWFDRGDNRPAGDPGGDFASGNYKGQCTPGEYVAGVAYTGRIGSNRTPDALLCRS; encoded by the coding sequence GTGAGGTTCCTCAGTGTCGCGCTCACCGTGCTGTCGGCCGCCGGCTTCGTCGTTCCCCTTTCCCCGCCCGCGCAAGCCGCGGCGCCGGCGCCGTGGGTGGGACCGCTGAGCACCCGGGGGCGCTACATCGTCGACGCCAACGGCGACCGGTTCAAGCTCAAAGCCGCCAACTGGCACGGCGCGAGCGGGACGTGGACCGGTTCGGGCGACACGAACGACCCCGCCAACCACCACGCCGGCGAGATCGCCTACCAGACCCCGCTCGGGCTGGACCGCGCGCCGATCGACACCGTCATCGACGGACTCGCGCAGCTGGGCCTCAACAGTGTGCGGCTGCCGTTCTCCAACGCGATGATCCACGACCCGGACGCGGTTCCCGACCTGCCGGCCAACCCCGGCCTGCACGGCCTCACCCCGCTGCAGGTGTACGACCGCGTCGTCGACCGGCTCACCGCGCGCGGGTTCGCCGTCATCCTCAACAACCACACCACGACGGCGCGCTGGTGCTGCGGGCTCGACGGCAACGAACGCTGGAACACCGCGCAGAGCGAGCAGCAGTGGCAGGACGACTGGCTGTTCATGGCCCGCCGCTACGCCGCGAACAAGCGCGTGGTCGGCGCCGACCTGTACAACGAAGTTCGCCGCAACACCTTCGACGACCCGAACTGGGGCTGGGGCAACGGAACCGACTGGCAGCGCGCGAGCCAGCAGGTCGCCGACCGGATCCTCACCGAGGCCAACCGCGACCTGCTGATCATCGTCGAAGGCATCAACTGGACCGGCCTGCCCATCGACGGCTTCGCCCACGGCCGCCCCACGCTGGAGCCCGCGCGCACCCTGTCGCACACGCTCGTCGACTCCGGGAAACTCGTCTATTCGGCGCACTTCTACGGCTACACCGGGCCGAACCACTCCGGCGCCACCGGCGTCGGCGAGACGCACGACCCGCGCTACCGCGACCTCACGCCCCAGCAGCTGCGCGACACCCTGTACCGGCAGGCGTTCTTCGTCGAGGCCGAGACCGGCAAGCACTACACAGCACCGCTGTGGATCAGCGAGTTCGGCGAAGGCCGCGGCACCACCGACGCCGCTTCCCGCGCCTGGTTCGAGAACTTCGTGGACTACCTGGCCGAGACCGACACCGATTTCGCCTACTGGCCCGCGGTCGGCTTCCAGACCAACGGCTCCGGCGACGGCTGGTCCCTGCTGGCGTGGGACGCGGCGGGCCGGCGCATCGACGTCCTCGACGGGTCCGACTGGCGCGGCCCGGCCTGGCAGCGGCTGGTGAACGCGCCCGCGCGCACCGGGCAGGTCCCGCCGGCCGGGCACTGGTCGATGCTCGACCTGGACTACGCCGACTTCCCGGCGTCACGGACGATGCGCGCGAAGCCGGACTGGGATCCGGGCGCGCGCAAGGGTTCCTGCCCGGACGGCCAGCGCCTCACCGGCCTGGCGCACACCGGCAACCGCGGCCTCTGCACCGGCACGCTGCCCACGCCCACGGCGTACACCGCCGTCCGCGACGAGTCCTTTGTGGACACCGACTGGGCGTCCGGTTACACCAAGGCCCAGTGCCCGCCGGACCACGCGGTCGTCGGCTACAGCGTGAAGGGCGCGGCGGTTTCCGCGGTCCTGTGCGGCCGCTCCCCCACCCCGCTCGGCCGCACCGGCCGCACGGTCTGGTTCGACCGCGGCGACAACCGCCCGGCCGGCGACCCCGGCGGCGATTTCGCGTCGGGCAACTACAAGGGGCAGTGCACCCCCGGCGAGTACGTCGCCGGGGTCGCCTACACGGGCCGGATCGGGTCGAACCGGACGCCTGACGCGCTGCTCTGCCGCTCCTAG
- a CDS encoding TetR/AcrR family transcriptional regulator — translation MAGRRRWTTEEILDTAAELLRTSDAESFSVRKLAAALGTDSSSLYRHFRTKTELLRALADRILVSAVDGYRPEGDWKERLTALARRLREAFGTQPQIAAIWGRYASGGHGSRLVMEQVLAALREAGLPDEEIPVRYHRLAILIAALISAEAGVTTITPEEREQGLELFRVAVLGADPERFPALAHFARDVRPLGAERGAAFEELIAAQLADIEAAIRR, via the coding sequence ATGGCGGGCCGCAGGCGTTGGACGACCGAGGAAATCCTGGACACGGCGGCGGAACTGCTGCGCACGAGTGACGCGGAGTCGTTCAGCGTGCGCAAGCTGGCCGCGGCGCTCGGGACGGACTCTTCGAGTCTCTACCGGCACTTCCGCACCAAGACGGAACTGCTGCGCGCGCTCGCCGACCGCATCCTGGTGTCCGCCGTGGACGGCTACCGGCCCGAAGGCGACTGGAAGGAACGCCTCACCGCGCTCGCCCGGCGCCTGCGGGAAGCGTTCGGCACGCAACCGCAGATCGCGGCGATCTGGGGCCGCTACGCCTCGGGCGGCCACGGGTCCCGGCTGGTCATGGAGCAGGTCCTGGCGGCGTTGCGCGAGGCGGGCCTGCCCGACGAGGAGATCCCGGTGCGCTACCACCGGCTCGCGATCCTGATCGCCGCGCTGATCTCGGCCGAAGCCGGCGTCACCACCATCACGCCGGAGGAGCGCGAGCAGGGCCTGGAGCTGTTCCGCGTCGCGGTGCTGGGCGCCGACCCGGAACGCTTCCCCGCGCTGGCCCACTTCGCCCGCGACGTCCGTCCCCTCGGCGCGGAGCGCGGCGCGGCGTTCGAAGAACTGATCGCCGCCCAGCTCGCCGACATCGAGGCCGCGATTCGCCGCTGA
- a CDS encoding serine hydrolase, with translation MLNSSALDAALEDVHRAGVPGLFAEVRAGDQAWRGATGVADIDTGRPVTAGMRHRVGSITKTFTAAAVLAQVEQGRIELDKPVGHYLPKLVPGDAITVRMLINHTSGLAEYLPCAYPSLRAFPDLAKTSPQSLDDHRFTHFDPVELIALGVGAPAAGAPGSTPGLYSNTNYLLLCELLEHVTGTAAEKVITRDVIERAGLRDTELPGGTHIDGPHSRLYESWFGMIDPPRDYSVYDMSWVGPSASLISTVADLNRFYARLLAGEVVSRASLAEMQRTVPVISQEGKVIPYGLGLHPAEAPGRPTFWGHGGTVWGGGALAMTRADGGRQLALALNLQRWNELDATGRPRPHPIDAALAVFQRLALYGG, from the coding sequence GTGCTGAATTCGTCCGCGCTCGACGCGGCTCTCGAAGACGTCCACCGCGCCGGCGTACCCGGCCTGTTCGCCGAAGTCCGTGCGGGGGACCAGGCCTGGCGCGGCGCCACCGGGGTCGCCGACATCGATACCGGGCGGCCGGTCACCGCCGGAATGCGGCACCGCGTCGGCAGCATCACCAAGACCTTCACCGCCGCCGCGGTGCTGGCGCAAGTCGAGCAGGGCCGGATCGAGCTCGACAAGCCGGTGGGGCACTACCTGCCGAAACTGGTGCCCGGCGACGCGATCACGGTCCGGATGCTGATCAACCACACCAGCGGGCTCGCCGAGTACCTGCCCTGCGCTTATCCGTCGCTGCGGGCGTTCCCCGACCTGGCGAAGACGTCGCCGCAGAGCCTGGACGACCACCGGTTCACCCACTTCGACCCCGTCGAGCTGATCGCGCTGGGGGTCGGCGCCCCGGCCGCCGGCGCGCCGGGCAGCACGCCCGGGCTGTACTCGAACACCAATTACCTGCTGCTGTGCGAACTCCTCGAGCACGTGACCGGCACAGCGGCCGAGAAGGTCATCACCCGCGACGTCATCGAGCGCGCCGGGCTCCGCGACACCGAACTACCCGGCGGCACGCACATCGACGGCCCGCACTCCCGGCTCTACGAGTCCTGGTTCGGGATGATCGACCCGCCGCGCGACTACAGCGTCTACGACATGTCGTGGGTCGGGCCGTCGGCGTCGCTGATCTCGACCGTCGCGGACCTCAACCGCTTCTACGCCCGGCTGCTGGCCGGCGAAGTCGTCAGCCGGGCGTCGCTGGCGGAGATGCAGCGGACCGTGCCGGTGATTTCCCAGGAGGGCAAGGTGATCCCGTACGGGCTCGGCCTGCACCCGGCGGAGGCGCCGGGGCGGCCCACGTTCTGGGGCCACGGCGGCACGGTCTGGGGCGGCGGCGCGCTGGCGATGACCCGCGCCGACGGCGGGCGGCAGCTGGCGCTCGCGCTGAACCTGCAGCGGTGGAACGAACTCGACGCCACCGGACGGCCCCGGCCGCACCCGATCGACGCCGCGCTCGCGGTGTTCCAGCGGCTCGCGCTGTACGGCGGGTGA
- a CDS encoding manganese catalase family protein, whose protein sequence is MFRHTKLLQFEAKPEKPDPVYAHKLQELIGGAFGEMTVTMQYLFQGWNCRIEGKYKDLIMDTATEEIGHVEMLATMVARLLEGAPSTVTAEAVEDPVMAAMIGGMDVQQAIVAGGGALPADSNGTPWNGKYIIASGNLLADFRANVAAEAQGRLQTARLYNMTDDPGVKAMLQFNLARDTVHQKQWLAAIEELKADGLEDEIAPNALLDEEDQTHNHTIWHLSDGPDGAKGSSWTTDAGIEYLMEPEPLGGPGTAPKPDPALYSTYAPLQDAKGTVKGKAKAAKKKMS, encoded by the coding sequence GTGTTCCGTCACACGAAGCTGCTGCAGTTCGAAGCCAAGCCCGAAAAGCCCGACCCCGTCTACGCCCACAAGCTCCAGGAGCTCATCGGCGGCGCCTTCGGCGAGATGACCGTGACGATGCAGTACCTGTTCCAGGGCTGGAACTGCCGCATCGAAGGCAAGTACAAGGACCTGATCATGGACACCGCGACCGAGGAGATCGGGCACGTCGAAATGCTGGCCACGATGGTCGCGCGGCTGCTCGAAGGCGCCCCCTCGACCGTCACCGCCGAAGCCGTCGAGGACCCGGTGATGGCCGCGATGATCGGCGGCATGGACGTCCAGCAGGCCATCGTCGCCGGCGGCGGCGCCCTGCCCGCCGACAGCAACGGCACCCCGTGGAACGGCAAGTACATCATCGCCTCGGGCAACCTCCTGGCCGACTTCCGCGCCAACGTCGCCGCCGAAGCGCAGGGCCGGCTGCAGACCGCCCGGCTCTACAACATGACCGACGACCCCGGCGTCAAGGCGATGCTGCAGTTCAACCTCGCCCGCGACACCGTGCACCAGAAGCAGTGGCTGGCCGCGATCGAGGAGCTCAAGGCCGACGGCCTCGAGGACGAGATCGCCCCCAACGCGCTGCTCGACGAGGAGGACCAGACCCACAACCACACCATCTGGCACCTCTCCGACGGGCCCGACGGCGCCAAGGGGTCGAGCTGGACCACCGACGCCGGCATCGAGTACCTGATGGAACCCGAGCCCCTCGGCGGCCCGGGCACCGCACCCAAACCCGACCCCGCGCTCTACAGCACGTACGCGCCGCTGCAGGACGCGAAGGGCACCGTGAAGGGGAAGGCGAAGGCCGCCAAGAAGAAGATGAGCTGA